One window of Candidatus Coatesbacteria bacterium genomic DNA carries:
- a CDS encoding T9SS type A sorting domain-containing protein: EAQRVSLSVYDLAGRRVDVLSEGELPAGRHAVSWNCSAASAGVYLLRLETQGAALSRRVVVGRVVGR; the protein is encoded by the coding sequence CGAGGCCCAGCGCGTCAGCCTGAGCGTCTACGACCTGGCCGGGCGCCGGGTGGACGTGTTGTCCGAGGGCGAGCTGCCCGCCGGACGGCACGCCGTAAGCTGGAACTGCTCCGCTGCATCAGCCGGGGTCTATCTGCTGCGCCTGGAGACGCAAGGCGCGGCGCTCAGCCGCCGGGTGGTCGTCGGGCGGGTCGTCGGCCGGTAG